In Malania oleifera isolate guangnan ecotype guangnan chromosome 8, ASM2987363v1, whole genome shotgun sequence, a single window of DNA contains:
- the LOC131162817 gene encoding cytochrome P450 CYP82D47-like: MEFFLLPSSSATYAASAFTVLLFLYSLLWISTSFRKKSVGQKIAAPKAAGAWPVIGHLHLLGGSQLPHRKLGSMADKHGPIFTIKLCMHRALVVSNPAMARECLTTHDKVFASRTRALGVEHMGYNYAVFGFAPYGPYWRHVRKIAVTHLLSSHCLETLKHVSESQVKAAVIDIYRRWSRASGGGGGSNAVLVDMNKWFGDINLKVILRTVIGERCLEDSGAADDRFRKALQEFFRLIGSFVVGDAIPFLRWLDVGGYEREMKRTAAELDRAMEEWLEEHKGKRPVSAEDGGDFMGVMLSVLERDEALSRLSDYSVDTVNKSTCLALVLGGSNTSTVTLVWALCLLLNNPHTLKKAQQELEAQVGRQQQLQGTHIKHLVYIQAIIKETLRLYPAAPLGAPHESIEDCTVGDHHVPAGTRLVVNLWKVHRDPQVWTDPDEFQPERFLTTHKDVDVRGQNFELIPFSSGRRMCPGVSFALQVVHFTLANLLHRFEIATLDNDPVDMGECFGLTMTKATPLEVLLSPRLPSHLYV, translated from the exons ATGGAGTTTTTCCTCCTCCCTTCCTCCTCCGCCACTTACGCTGCTTCCGCCTTCACTGTTCTTCTCTTCCTCTATTCCCTGTTATGGATTTCTACAAGTTTCCGAAAGAAGTCAGTCGGCCAAAAAATAGCTGCCCCCAAAGCCGCCGGCGCGTGGCCGGTGATCGGCC acctcCATCTCCTCGGAGGATCCCAACTCCCCCACAGGAAGCTGGGGAGCATGGCCGACAAGCACGGCCCAATCTTCACCATAAAGCTGTGCATGCACCGGGCCCTGGTCGTTAGCAATCCAGCGATGGCCCGGGAGTGTCTGACCACTCATGACAAAGTCTTCGCCAGCCGCACCAGAGCATTGGGCGTGGAGCACATGGGCTACAACTACGCCGTGTTTGGGTTCGCCCCTTACGGCCCTTACTGGCGCCACGTGCGCAAGATAGCCGTGACCCATCTCCTCTCCAGCCACTGCCTCGAGACCCTCAAGCACGTCTCTGAATCCCAAGTGAAGGCTGCCGTAATCGATATCTATCGGAGATGGTCCAGAGCCAGTGGCGGTGGCGGTGGTTCAAATGCGGTGCTGGTGGATATGAACAAGTGGTTTGGGGATATAAATCTGAAGGTGATTCTTAGGACAGTGATAGGAGAGAGATGTTTGGAAGATAGCGGCGCTGCCGACGATCGGTTTCGGAAGGCGTTGCAAGAGTTCTTCCGGTTGATAGGGTCGTTCGTGGTGGGGGACGCTATTCCGTTTCTGAGGTGGTTGGATGTGGGGGGATACGAGAGGGAAATGAAAAGAACCGCGGCGGAATTGGATCGCGCGATGGAGGAGTGGTTGGAGGAGCACAAGGGGAAGAGGCCGGTTTCGGCGGAAGACGGCGGCGACTTTATGGGCGTTATGTTGTCCGTACTCGAGCGCGACGAAGCTCTTTCGAGGCTTTCCGATTACAGCGTCGACACTGTCAACAAATCTACATGCCTG GCTCTCGTGTTGGGGGGCTCCAACACCTCAACTGTGACGTTGGTATGGGCTCTCTGCTTGCTCCTCAACAATCCCCACACTCTAAAGAAAGCCCAACAAGAATTGGAAGCCCAGGTTGGGAGACAGCAACAACTACAGGGAACTCATATCAAACACTTGGTATACATCCAAGCCATCATCAAGGAGACCCTGCGCCTTTACCCCGCCGCGCCTCTAGGAGCACCTCATGAATCCATAGAAGATTGCACCGTCGGCGACCACCACGTCCCCGCCGGCACACGCCTGGTGGTGAACCTGTGGAAGGTTCACCGAGACCCGCAAGTGTGGACCGATCCAGACGAGTTTCAACCGGAGAGATTTTTGACAACCCACAAGGATGTGGATGTGAGGGGGCAGAATTTTGAGTTGATCCCGTTCAGCAGTGGCAGAAGAATGTGCCCTGGagtttcttttgctcttcaggtTGTGCATTTTACACTGGCCAATTTGCTACATAGGTTTGAGATTGCGACTCTAGACAACGACCCAGTTGACATGGGGGAGTGCTTTGGGCTAACCATGACTAAGGCAACGCCGCTGGAAGTCCTCCTCTCACCACGCCTGCCTTCTCACCTATATGTGTAA